In Pirellula sp. SH-Sr6A, the DNA window TTTTTCAATTACGTTAACACTCGCATCTCGTTGAGCGCGGACGTTATCCGACAAACGAAGATCCAAACTCTCACATCCGGTTCGAGTAGATGCGTTACGTAACATGCCCTCAATGTAATAGTCGATTTTCTTCTAGAAAGGTTAAATGCCTCTGCCCGCACTGTGACTGTGCGTTCATGCAAAACGGAGCGATGTTCGGATCGCAGGCCACACCATTAGTCCGTGATTGTGTACCCGTCGACTTCGAATCTCTGCCAGCACATGATCAGCGGTGGGTTCACTACCTGATGACATCCATTTCGCGTCAACCTAATTGCACTACCGATTACGTCTTTATCGAAATGGGCTGGAGATACTATCTTCGCTTCATGACTTCAAATTCCTGGATTGCCGGCACTGGATCCGGACTTGATCGAGCATACCGCTTAACAGAGAATGGTGCTATTTCGCTTTCACAACGCGACAAGGATCGCTGCCCGTTCCAATCGCCACCCGGTTGCGATCCAAATCGGGTGAGGATGCCCGTTGCCTGGCACTCTCCCCAAACCCCCGTACATTCTTACATTTTTGTAGCGGTCATTTGGTATACTGATCTCCTCAAGTGCCCTATCTCGCAAAGGGGATTTGAACCCCATCATCCAACGCTCGTGCCGGGCGTAGACAATGGGTTGCAATCGAAGCCCCAGTTCTGCCGATTTGACTTGCGTCGAGTCAACTGTCGTGTTCGGTGATGCAGGTATTTGAAAACAACAGTCAGCAAATGTGATGCCAGAATTGCCTATACTCATACTATTGCTAACGGTTGCACTCGTAGTGATGTGGATAGTGGGCGAGGCATCGAACAAGCCATGGCTTCGCAGGGTAGCTGCTCCTCTGCTTTTCATTATGGTGGCAGGTATCTCTGCTGCAGCAACTGGAATTAGCACTTCGTTTGACAGCTCGATCCGATACTCCGGAGCAGTGAAGCGTTTCGTCTCTGCCGTGATCCGTACCGCGGAACGCGATGGCGATGCGGCAGCGATCGATCAGCTTCGGAAATTCGATTCTGTCAGTATTGAGACCTACGAAGGCGGCGCATTGCTAAGATGGTTGGCAGAACCCGTAGAACTTGAAACCAGCAACCCGTAAAATTCAGAAAATAGAGTCATGCACACTGAGCACTCGAAAACGCGGTCTGGCAGTGGTTGCCTTTCATCTCGAGCCCGGTGATGGTGGAGTGCCCCAGTTTTCTGTACCAGGAGTTATGAAAGGTTTGGTTAGGTAGTTGGTAATGGCGTAGCCATCTCGTTGTGGTGGTTCGCTGGAGCGAGCGCAGCGAGCGAAGGCGAAGCTCCACAACGACGCGCGAACTCCGAGGGGGTTAAGTAGCCCAGCGAACTGTGCGGACGCTTCTCGTTGAAGTCGTTTTGCCAAGCCCTCGCCTTGAGTCGTGCATCTTGTTCGCTCAACAGTTCGGTCTGGCTCAGGTATTCATCTCGTAGTTTGCTGTTGAAGCTCTCGCAGACTCCGTTTTGCCAAGGTGAACCAGGCTCGATGTACAGCACCTCGATCCCCAGCGACGACAACCAACGCTTGATCGCCGCTGATATGAACTCTGGGCCGTTATCACTTCGAATCCGCTTAGGTACTCCATGCATGGCGAATAGCTCCGCCAACGTGTCAATTGCATCCTCACTGGTAATGCTCCGGCTTGCCTTGATGCTCAGGCACACCCGAGTGTATTCGTCAACGATGTTCAAGAAGCGAATCGTCTTGCCACCAACCGTCGAGGCTTGAACGAAGTCCCAGCTCCAAATGTCGTTCTTACAGCCCGCAGGCTGCAAGTGACAAGCGTTTGCCTTTTCCCCAGTGGCTCGCTTTAGTCTGCTTTTTCTTGGTACTTTCAAGCCTGCTGCTTTCCAAAGGCGATAGACTCGCTTCACATTGATCAGTTCACCACTGCGACGCAACAACTGTGTGATACGACGGTAACCCCAGCGTGGTCGCTCACGGACATAATCCAATATCTTCTTCGTCAGCCGCGCATCATCATCCTTGGGCTGCCCCACAAATCGCTGCGTCGATCGCGGTTGATCGAGCACTCGACAGGCACGACGTTCCGATACAGAGAACTTCGCTTGGAGCTGTTCCACGGCGGCTCGTCGTGACTCGGGGCTGGTCAGTTTCCCCTAGTGATCTCCTTCAGCATTTGGATGTCCAGTGCTTGCTCGGCAACCAACTTCTTCAGTCGTTGGTTTTCATCCTCAAGTTGCTTCAGCCGCTTGGCTTCCTCGCTCTTCATGCCCCCGTATTGGGATCTCCAACGCGACAAGGTCGGTTCGCTGATCTCGAGGGCCTGTAGTACCTCGCCGACACTCTTGCCCGCAGCGAGCATTGCATCAGAGTCTCGTAGTTTCTTCACAATCTGGTCGGCCGAATGCCGATTTCGCTTTCTCGTCATCAAAGTCCTCCTGCCGTTTGCGGCGATAGACTTTCATAACTCATGGATCAACTTTTGGGGAGCACTCCAATGGCAGTCGTTACCTTTACGAATCAATGCCCAATCTCATTCCATGCCGATCGTAGACGCGAACCCCTTACCTGCGGAAGTGAATCGACACGTTTGGCTGTGGACGAAACGTATGGCAATTGTTTTCGCAATCGTTCTTGTTGTGTTTCAGTTTTCAATTGGACTTTACGCGGAACTAACTCAACCGCCTCCAACTCCGGAATTCGCTAGCTTTGGGTCTGCTGTCATGCTCGGATCAATTCTGACTGGTGCTGTTTTTGTGATCGTAGGAGCCGCATTCGGTTGCTTGATTGACTTTGCGATTCTGATGGCCAGGAAAACCAAAACCGTAAACTATTAGCATACGAGGAAAGCATGTAGTCGGGTAAGAATGCCCAATGCCGGGCACCCTCCCCACACTATCGCACATGCTTGCACTTTCGTAGTGGTCATTTGGTATACTAATCTTCCCAAGTCTCCTATCTCGCAAAGGGGCTTGTACCCACAAACCAACGCCCGTGCCGGGCGTACCAATTGAATTGCAGCCAAGTGCTCGCTCGGCCGCTTTGACTCGCGTTGACGCAGCTACTCGCAATCGCTGAATTCTGCCTTTCACCAATCGTGGCACTAGGCAACTAACATGGCTTATCGGACA includes these proteins:
- a CDS encoding IS3 family transposase, whose protein sequence is MEQLQAKFSVSERRACRVLDQPRSTQRFVGQPKDDDARLTKKILDYVRERPRWGYRRITQLLRRSGELINVKRVYRLWKAAGLKVPRKSRLKRATGEKANACHLQPAGCKNDIWSWDFVQASTVGGKTIRFLNIVDEYTRVCLSIKASRSITSEDAIDTLAELFAMHGVPKRIRSDNGPEFISAAIKRWLSSLGIEVLYIEPGSPWQNGVCESFNSKLRDEYLSQTELLSEQDARLKARAWQNDFNEKRPHSSLGYLTPSEFARRCGASPSLAALAPANHHNEMATPLPTT
- a CDS encoding transposase — protein: MTRKRNRHSADQIVKKLRDSDAMLAAGKSVGEVLQALEISEPTLSRWRSQYGGMKSEEAKRLKQLEDENQRLKKLVAEQALDIQMLKEITRGN